One Heterodontus francisci isolate sHetFra1 unplaced genomic scaffold, sHetFra1.hap1 HAP1_SCAFFOLD_1888, whole genome shotgun sequence genomic window, ccggaaatgcagaaggttttagtttagacaggcatcaagatcggcgcaggcttggagggccgaatggcctgttcctgtgctgtactgttctttgtactcaaTGAGGtgataagttaaatcactgtgtttgaaagataaaccctgttgcagtcaaaccagagaagggacgaAAGGAGAGcataagaccccttcctcacctggtcgtaacactagttaTTAATAAAACACAGGTAACAGTAATAAAACCCATTATGTTTACTTGAAAAACTTTCAAGTTGTTTTTCTGTTTgaaagagattttttaaaaattgacagCATGTGGAAAGTCATGCTTTCTCTCTTTGAGCTAAGTTTCATCTCTGAAATAAAAATACATCATTTGATAATGAAAATCTGAATCGTTAATTTAAGAAAGCTTCTAAAATTAATGCTGGAGCTTTTTGTGGCTGATTCGTAGTTGGGTCAGTCACAAAAAGTTCAGATTTTCCTAAACTAAGCATGACTTAACTCCAAGACCCAAGTTAATCATTTCTTGCCATCAGATTTGCATGCAAATAAAGCCTTCCTATTACACTGCAGGAATGCTGCCAGACATTTTCCTTATGCCACAAGAATGTTGACACACAGCTTTCTTGTTGAAATAAAAATTGGACTTAATAGTTTCAAGATGAAACTGTGCCTGAATAAGACTGCTAAAATACATGTCCCAGCATGTCTGCAACTAATTAAAAAAGTAAAAATAGAAATATTGTTGCAGCATAAGGGGTCTGAAACAAACGTTCAAGCTATATAGAGAAAAGCTCTGTTCTGCATACAGTCAGACTGCTGTACCCAGGAAACTACATGTAAATAATGATTGACGGGGGACAAAAAAAAACTGCAAGTCCAGGGTTGTGGATGAGGCCAAAACATTCAAGTAAAAACCTTGGTGATGATGCTCAAAGGTACAAGAGACAAGTTAAAGTTTAATTGCATACAATATGCCTTTATAGCATTCCAAACAGTTAGAATTTCCAGCTtttcccagctctgatgaaaggtcacagacctgacacaCTGGGCCAGATTTTTAAAGCCTATTGCGAGTGGAAGTAGGTGCACGCGTGATTTGAAGATCACGCTTTCAGAGGTCGGCACTGGCTCCCACCGCCTCCGGAACGtgaagctatttttaaagggacgctgggagggagggaacagcaagCACACATGGCTCCAATTAATTGGCTGTTGAGGAGCTCATTAATAGGCTTCTCAGCAGCAGTTTGAGAGTTTCAATGGAAGAGCACTGGAaaaatgccatgtctggaacaTGTCAGGGTGCAGAGGACATGAAGAATGTGGagtgccatgagggctatgggaagggctgattaacataacACAGAGGCCCAAAATAATGCTCAGCTGCtcaaaaagtgccacagagtagccactgctggagctgaaagacttgcatttgttagTGGTGATCGGTGGGAATCTAGAGAGGGACATGGCCCCGCGAGGATCACTTGGGCTGCTGGGGTTGGCAGGAGAAGGCCTGGTGATGCACAATCTCCAGCTGAGGTAATTCAGATAGGCACAGGCTACTCTGATATTTGACAGATGCAAActcctggacaggaggaggccagagtAGCACAGTGGGGtgcggctgcaaggggaagaaggtacGACACAACACATTaggtctactgcccaagagtcagttaCCTGCAAACGACGGaacgccagtgccataggaggctatgCCTATCCAAGCAGATAGTGTCTGAATTTGAGCTCTGATCCACTGACCTGAGGCCTCACTTTCCCCATAGCAGtaccttacctgcagccatcaaggtcaccgtcGCCCTGAATTTTTATacaactgggtcattccagggatcagctttggacctaggtggcatttcgcagtcggcagctcatcacgccatctggcaggtcacggatgccatattcaggaggttgGGGGACGACATCCACTTTGACAAagatgggcctgcgcaggcacagagggctttgggctttgctgccatcgatggattccctcaggcctagggcatcatcgactgcacccatgtagccatcaaggcaccgagaGATCAGCCAGCCAGATTCCAGAACAGAAAAGGCTACCACTCAAATGAATGTCCAGCTGCTCTGTGACCACAAGAAGCAAATCTTGCAGGTGTGCAGCCGGCTaccgggcagctgtcatgactcctttatcctgcaaAAGTCCCAGGCGCCACacccttcaggcccacatccagactcagTGGGTGACTGCTGGAAAGAAAGGTCGTCCCCAAAACAGATGGCTCCTGATGCCCATCCAAAAtccagacacagatggagagaggcgcTGCAAAGCAGAACCACCTACTAACAcacacctgcattgaacagaccattggcctcttgaagatgcgcttccattgccatgactggtcaggtggtgcccttcagtatgaGCTAGCCAGAGTGTTCtgtattgtggttgtctgctgtacAACATTAACAACACAAATAGGCCAGGAGACAGACCaagaggaggagctggaatgcCAGTCCACTGCAGAGGAGGGCTGAGAGGAGGAAaaagaggaggaagtggagggggAAGTGTCCGCTCCAGAGGTGGCCAGTGGTCAGGCAGGGGATGACACCCAGTGACGCCGTCCCAGACTTCAGGCTGAACTGCGGGCTGGCGTGGCAGCAAGGGCCATGCTGATTCAGCAGCACTTTACCTGATCATCCCCAAGCTCTTGAAGGCTGATAACCACAAAACCTACCTTCCAGCATAGACAGCTAACATATGCTATGACCCATCCTATGTAGTCCCATTTCTAGCATGATCATGCAGAATGAGGGTTCCTCCACTAACATTATCCAACACCAAGGCACGGGCACATAATATTCCCAGAACCCCatgtccccccacccaccccacaatgCTACATTCTCCTTCTGAGATGAAACATCAATAACACACATATCAGAGTGATACCGTAAACAAGCTATATTGTGATGGCAACAAAACAACAGACAAATGTGTGAACAGCACCCAGATGATCAATCAACGGTGTGGCGCTTTGCTTTCCCTAACACTGCTATGGGGTGTTCCCACTTTGGCAgatgatgaggtggaggcagcctgctccctggtCTCTGTTTCTGGCTGAGATGCTCATGGCTTTGTCCTCATCTTGTGCCcatgggggctcctccacaggctgctgtgcctgcatcattgcaggggctacCTTTTTCACAGGGATTTGGCATCCAAATGGTTCTTGAGTCAGAGGGGGTGAGGGGACGAATGGTAacgctgtttctctccccacagttgctgacagatctgctgagtatttccaccattttctgtttccgatttccagcattggCATTATTTTCTTTTATACTAGCTTTCTGAGCTGGccaaagcttgcaaaacagctttTTGAAACCTGACTGACCACCACCTTTCTGGACCCCACTGCTctgtcactttttaaaaaaaattaaccttCTATTCACACCAAAAGAAACCAGTGACATCCCAACATAAGGGGTATGAGGTGTTCATTGACTTCCAAGacagacaacaacttgcatttatatagtgcctttaatctaataaaacatcccaaagtgcttcataggaatgttaccaaacaaaatttgacaatgaacCACAAAAAGAAAAATTTAAGGAGCCGGAGGTTTTGAAGAGtaacttaaaggagcagagagaggtggagaggttcagggagggaattccagagcttaagaccaaagcagctgaatgctgctttggtggagtgatgaaaatcatgtgcatgcaagaggccagaattggaggagcacaggaatcttcgagggttgtagggttgaaggagattacagggaCAGGGAGGAACACAGCCAGGGAGGGATTTGCccacaaggataagaatttgaaAACTGAGGTGGCCAGACTGGGaatcaatgtagatcagcgagcacgtaGGTGATGACTGAAAGGTGCCTGGCGTGATTTAGAACACAGGCAATAGAGTTttcaatgagctcaagtttacggaggacgGAAAGTGGGGGAAagcaatggaatagtcaagtctagatgtaataaaggcatggatgtgggttcagcagcagataagctgatgcAGAGGTGAGCGATAATACGGAGTTAAGAGTAGGTGGTCATGGTGATGTCACAACTATGTGGTCGGAAGCTTAGCCAGGGTCAAAATAGACACTGTGGTTGCAAACAGTCCAGTTCAGTCTCAATAGCCAGAGAAAGGGTTGGAATTGGTGACTAGAGAATGACGTTTGTGGCAGGTACCAATGGCAAttttttcagtcttcccaatgtttaattggaggaaatttcagctcatccaatactggatgttggacaagtagcgtgacaaatcagaggcagtggaaggaccaagagaagtgatggtgaggtgCAGCTTGGGGTCATCAACGCATGTGGAATCTATTGTGTTTTCGGATTATATTGTcaaggggcagcaagtagatgagaaaaaggaagggaccaaggatagatccttggggcgcTATCTTTGTTGTTGTTGTCGTTTACAAATGCTTTCTACAGAAAAAATTACCAGAGTGCTCAGGTACCATTTTTTGACTGCAGAAGTGAATCACATGAGAATGAATTAGAGTTAAGTATAAGAAATAGTTCGAAAAACAGTGTGAACATTTTAGTATAACAGAAGTGCATTGCAAAAATTCTGATCTAAAAAGGCGTGACTGGAAAGTCTTTACAGCAAGCACACACTGTGCAGTAGCCTGGTCAAAACTAGTTCAAGTCAGAACTTGAAACATCACTCAGTGAATCAAGGTGCTGCAAAAGGTTTGCTGTGATTTGGAAGTGGAGAAGAGGTACACATATCCATGTACACAACTTGGAACAAACATTTATAAGAGATCACAGCAAAATCACTGAAATAAACTTTATTTTAAATTTGTTTCCATTACACAGAAAAAGGTACCATAGCTGCATAAATAAATCTTTTTAGACAAAAAATTGCTtacaaattctaaattctaaaccaAAAACATAAAAATTCCACATACTTGCATTCTTGCTTCTTCAATGAACATAAATTTATTAAGCAAGCTACTCTATTATATTCCTTGCGGGTAGATATCTTCACCATTTTCAGCAAGTTAAGGATGCATAAATAGTGCAGGAATTGTTTTAAGCAGGAAATTTGGACCGAAGGCACTTCTGCCCAATTTCTACCAATACACTTTCCCCAGAGTTTCTTTGCGCTTTTTGAGCATTTCTGCGATCCGTCAAGTCCCAAGTGGCCTCTTTTACAGATGTGAAATCGAGGCGCAGCAGAACAGCGCTCAGAATTCCCAATGCACCCTCCGTAACTTGCAGTGACTTCATGAACAGCAGCAGCTACCAGGATCAGCTGATAAGGACAGAAATAAGTAATCTCTGACCAAGAGGAGTTTGGAAAGTTTGAACAGTGATTTCTGCAGCTGAGAAACATTTTTTGCACTTCTGCCTGCAGATATCTGCACCTGCTTCTGACAGGGCCAGACAACAGACAAATTGCAGCTCCGACCCCCACCCATAATAGAAGCTGTTCAGGAACACGTATGGCATTTCTTACATGCATCACCATGGAGGAGAAGCACAGAATGGAGCAAAGAAGAATTAGACAGTATTTAAGGAGGATGCAGGCAACAGATAATAACACTCCCATAGAATATACAAGCAGTACAGGCCAGATGAGGATCTTTGAGGAATTGTGCACATGAAGTATGTGTTTTACTAAAATGCTGCCCTATTGTATCTGGCACTGACTGGTAAGGCTCACCTGCCCACTCTGCTCTCTTCATGGTTATTAAGGTAGCCACCACCTTCAATTTTTACAGTAGAGTCATTTTAGACAGCCACGGATGATTCAGTTAGGCAGCAATACAGGCACGCGTCCATCAGGTCACTGGTACCCTTTACAGGACAACAGGCAATTCATCAACTTTGTCGTGAGATCAAGACAGCATTTTTACAGTGTTGCTGGCTTCCTCAAGGTCCAGAGTACAATTGATCAATGGCAGAAACTTTGCTTTCTTTGCTTTCGCAGAGCACTCTCTCAACTGCATTAACAGGGTTTCTACTCCCTCAAAGTGGAGATCGTATGTGACAACATGCAGAGGATCCTACATGCCAACACTGTTTACGCTAGAAGTTGTCAGAATGCCTTCATACTGCAAAGTTTGGCCATCCCTTTCCTCTTCAGGGATGTAAATCACATCAACAAATGCCTTCTGAGTGACAAAGTCTACTCCCTACTTCCATGAATAACAACCCCAGTCAAGAGTGCCCTGAGCATCAGCAGAAGAGCACTATGAGACAAGTGCCTCTATTGGTCAAGTACATCATCAGGGTCTTAAAGGCACATCCTCGGTGCATACAAAAGACAGGAACAGCTCTGCAGCATGCTTCAAATTGTGTCCCACAAATAACTGTAGCCAGCTGTACCCTTCACCATTAAAGGAGGATTGGATTTTAACATTGCTGGCGTGGAGACCTTGGCTGCATTGGATCCTACTAGAAGGGGCATGACAGCGCATCTGTCAAAACTTCTCTTCTGTGCAACACAATCTACCTGAAGTTAGAGCTTTACCTCCtttttcccccacttcccaataaaGGGACAGTGCCTCAATCGACTACCCACCCTCCAACATGACAACATTTGCCTCCTTGGCCCTGATATGAGTGTGCCAATCATCATCACGTGAGTAAGTCAGAACCATCATTTCCTGCACGAATAACAAAGTGCCATGTCAATGCGCATTCTATTTTAGTGAAATGATATCCAAAGTAAACAAAATACAACCTACTCTTTCTTAAGACCATGCTTTCCCAGCTTCCTACAAGTGCCTTTCTTTCACCTATTCTATGCTTCTCTGAATGAAACCTGAAGGTCAGGATCATGGGAAGTGGCTGGCAATTCATGCTGCACAGAAGAGTTATGGGGTTGCAGGTGGCCCTCATTTCCTGTCAGCGAACCACTGCTGGCTGTATAACCAGAGCGCACAGATTTAAGGCGTTTGGCAGAAGAACCAAAGGTGACTTGAGTAAAAACCTCTTTATGCAACAATTTGGAATGACAGGGTACAAAAAGATTTAATAGTTGCTTTCAAAggcaattagataaatacttgaaggagaaaaaaaattgtaGAGATATGAGGAAAGGGTCAGGAAGTGGGACAAACTGAACTGCTCTTCAAAagaacagacttgatgggctgaatggccactttctgtgctgtactattctatgattaaaTCTCCTTGTAGACATCAGGATGTTTTGTTTGCTTGACAATACTTTACTTCAGCAATGAATGCAGACAGACAGCATCAAAATCTAGTGGCTTTGTGGTGGTACTCTTGACTCTGAGGCAgatggtcatgggttcaagctccactccaggaccTGTGTGCATAATCTTTGCTTACACTTCAGTGCGAAGCTGGGGGAGTGTTACCTTGTCAGCGGTGCCATCTTTCAGGATGAGACATTATACTGAGGCCCAATTTTCCTTCTCATATGAATGCAAAAAAATCCATGGCACTATTTACAAAACAGCGGGGGAGTTCTCCCAATATTCTGCTCAACATCTGTTAATTCACACCacgaaaaacagatcatctggctaTTTAtcgatttgtgggatcttgctgtatgcaaattgacaGCATttcgaaagtccttcattggctgtaaaggataTCGAGGAAGTGAAAGAATAGTAGGACCAGCGACTACACTAAAGTTAGTTGTGAACATTTCATTATTTAAAAAAGCATAAACTTTTAAACTCAGATGGCTGACAGATTATAAATAACGTACATTCAAGGGAAATCCAAGGACCCAAATGGAATGTTAATTGTAATGGGAACGGAATATAAAAGGAAGTTTTGCGACTGTtgaacagggtgttggtgagatcacatctgcagtacagtgtacagttttggtcttcttacctaagaaaggatataattgcattagaaccagttcagagaaggttcactcgactgattcctgggatgaagagattaccttatgaggaaaggttgaacaagttgggcctgtatccattggagtttagatgaatgagaggtgatcttatttaaacatataagattctgaggagacttgacaggataggtgctgagaggatatttccccttatatcaaagactagaactaggggacacagtttaaaaataaggggtctcccaattaagatgaagatgaggagagtttttttctctcagatggtcattaagctgtggaattctcttccccagcgagcagtgaaggcaaggacattgaatatttttgaggctgtGTTAGATAGATTCTTTTTgaacaagggagtcaaaaggtagAAGAGGTAGAcaagaaagtagagttaaggccacaatcaaatcaaccatcattttatcaaatggcagagcaggcttgaggagctgaatggcctactcctgttcttaattcGTCAGTTCATATGCAAGGATTTGTAACCTCTGTTCACAAAGTTTAAAGAATGAGCAGCACACTCCGGATGTCATACTTCTCATAAAATACCAACAAGTCACAGGTGGCAAAAGTGTTCTTTTAAGTATAGCACAAAgtatggccaagagggtgtgggaaaatggcgcactgacatggaacacaaaagtccgagtgtttcaagcctgtgtcttctacggcagcgaggcctggacaacgtatgccagccaagagcgacgtctcaattcattccatctttgctgcctccggagaatccttggcatcaggtggcaggaccgtatctccaacgcagaagtcttcaaagcagccaacatccccagcatatacattctactgagccagaggcgcttgagatgacttggccatgtgagccgcatggaagatggcaggatccgcaaggatgcattgtacagtgagcttgtcactggcatcagacccaccggccgtccatgtctccgctttaaagacgtctgcaaactcgacatgaagtcctgtgacattgatcacaagttgtgggagtcagttgccagtgatcggcagagctggcggacagccataaaggcggggctaaagaatggcgagtcgaagagatttagcagttggcaggaaaaaagacagaagcgcaaggagagagccaactgtgtaacagccccgacaaccaattttatctgcagtgcctgtggaagagtctgtcactctagaattggactttatagcgactccaggtgctgctccacaaaccactgaccacctataggcacttacccattgtctctcgagacaaggaggccaaagaaagaaagaaagatagcaAAGAAAAAGCAGTCATTTCCTGCTACTCTGATCCTGTGTTAAAGAAACCTATTGCAGCCATGCTCCAGAACCTAATGATCTACCTGCAATGCCATGACAGATTAGCTAGTTTATAATAAATAGTAATGTAAACATGCTTTATTTATACAGAAGTGACCCTGTTGCTCTCACCTACTGTGATATAACCCTACCTCTAGCCTCAGTCCCAGGAACGCCTCTTGCTTCAACCCCCGTCAGGTCAGTGCTACAGACAATTTTAAATATCAGTGCAAAAGTGGAACTTGCAGCTGACTCACAGCCCTGGTCAGCATGTATGGGAAACACAAATGTCGAAAGGACTTCACCCTATTATTAATATTATAAAGGGACAAAGGATTATAAAATAGTAATCTCAATGAGGAAGTATACCTTGGAGCAAACAATTGAGGTTAACAAAGAATTGTGAAGGAAATAACAGGAAAAGAAACAAAAAGAATGTTGAGAATAATAAAAAGATCGGAATTGCAGTTCTTGTATGCAAATACACAAAGCATTAGAAATGAAGTCAGGAAAACTAAAGCACACATTAGAATGAAGGGACATGACGTGTAGCCTTGATAAAGTTTAACTTTCGCCAGGATAAGATGAGAAGCTAAAAATCCATCTGCTGGTAATATGGATGGTGCTGATCACATGAAAAATTAAAGCTTCAAAAACAATACATCTACAAAATATTGGTCGTCATTTTAAAATAAATTAAGTACTGACTACAAGAGTAGAAAAATATTTACTAATACTTCTCCCCAGCATTTGTAAAAAATGTTCAGAGCTCATTTTGTACAGTAACATGGCAATGATACTCACCAACTGTGCTCTTGCAAAAATTATAGGCAGCCCAAAAGCTGAGACGACTATGCCTGTAGTGAGAAATATGGCAAGTTCTTTACATGCACTGCTTGCTGCATCAGTATCATCAACTACTCTCCTTGCTATGCAGtatgggattggagagagaatgtAAAAGAAAAGAACAAACAATGGCCAGTATTTGCTGTaagagaaaaaggaagagaaagagagaaacacagatgAAGCTTAAACATACTTTTTGATCCCACTAAATGCTATTGCATATTAAACCATTGAAACTCTAAATTAATCAGATGACACCATTTTCCAACATGATGTGACTATTTAGTTCAATGATTAATGCATGTGGGAGCACACTCATTTAATACTAACTTTCATCACTGCTATTCAAATCAGTTCAGGTAAATGTTGAAACACCACTTTAATGGAAATCAACAATTAACCCAAGTTCTAATATTTAATATAAATTTTTACCCTCAGCCATCACACAAAATCCCATAAAAGTATTTAAATCTGCTCACCTCAGCTACACTAAAATATTTCTGGATGATGTACAGGTTTAAATTAGCATGGCAGAGGGAGGGGAAAATCATAGGTGAACAAGCAACATACAAGTATTCTAAAATCGTAATTCCAAAGAGGGAATGGGGAAATATACCCTGGGGCAGAGAGATCAACAAGCATAGTGAAGGAAGGAACAGGAATAGAAACAAAAAGAATGCCATGAAACTTAAAAGGATTGGGATTGCAGTTCTTCAACGCAAGTCAGGAAAACTAGAAGCAGTAATCAGAATGGAGGGGTATGATGTGGTAACtttgacaacaacttgtatttagccAGGGCGGGACTAGAAATTAAAAATTCCATGCTATAATGAATGAAGAAAAAGGGTGGGGTAGCCTCAACGATTAAGCGTATGATTCTAGTCACGGAAAGGAAAGTTTTTATTGATTTTGGTAAAGTCTTCCTGGTTTTACAAACATAGGAAAAGATAGAGGAGAAAATGCCATTAGGCCCATACTCATCCCATCGGTTAGACATTGCACCACCCTCGCAACCATTAAGAATATTAAGTTGTGGGAAAGGCAAAAAGCTAAAGGAAACAAAAACTACAGGCAGTTTCAGGGAAATTCCTCCCCAAATCTCCAAGGTAGTCAATCAAGCTCCAGTAGACCATGGTTACCTATTACACATGATTAGACATACTTAAACCAACCTCTCCTCCTAAATATTCAATATTGTTAcaacaggtgagaaaagggtctagggcttcccctctcagcctcttcttgGTTTGGCCATAAGAGTTTAACTTTTACAACACTGTGTTTTAGTTACCAATCACTGCTCtcgaattgtaatggcaaagaaatcaacaagAAAAGgtcttctcagatttaaacaaaaaaggtgtaagttattaaccttaaaactctaattcagttaaaacaacTAAAAATACGCGACGCGACCAAGCTAACgtgtacgcaataaacacacatgtaaatagagacaaaggaagagaaagaaggggaaaggtttgaatagCTGGAgatcagttactggctttgggtttgatgtagtctttgattaaagttaagtcttgcagttcttgttgggacccaatgcacactttaaaacttgtttcgctaGTCCTCAGCCTTGAgggttaagttacttccgtgggtccctggagctttgcttgacagagaggcgcagagagagagggaggcgcagagagagagagagagagagagagacgcagagagagagagacgcagagagagagagacgcagagagagagagacgcagagagagagagacgggagggagagagagactcagagagagagagacgagagagagacgcagagagagagagagagagagacgagagagaagagagacgcagagagagagagagagagagagagagagacgcagagagagagagagagagacgcagagagagaagagagagagaagcagagagagagatagagagagacgcagagagagagatagagagacgcagagagagagagagacgcagagagagagacgcagagagagagagaccagagagagacccagagagagacgcagagagagagagacgcagagagagagagacgcagagagagagacgcagagagagagagacgcagagagagagagagcagagagagagacgcagagagagagagacgcagagagagagagacgcagagagagagagacgcagagagagagagacgcagagagagagagacgcagagagagagagacgcagagagagagagacgcagagagagagagacgcagagagagagagacgcagagagagagaggacgcagagagagagagacgcagagagagagagacgcagagagagagagacgcagagagagagagacgcagagagagagagacgcagagagagagagacgcagagagagagagacgcagagagagagagacgcagagagagagagacgcagagagagagagacgcagagagagagagacgcagagagagagagacgcagagagagagcgacGCAGAGAGAGAGCGACGCAGAGAGAGAGCGACGCAGAGAGAGAGCGACGCAGAGAGAGAGCGACGCAGAGAGAGAGCGACGCAGAGAGAGAGCGACGCAGAGAGAGAGCGACGCAGAGAGAGAGCGACGCAGAGAGAGAGCGACGCAGAGAGAGAGCGGACGCAGAGAGAGAGCGACGCAGAGAGAGAGCGACGCAGAGAGAGAGCGACGCAGAGAGAGAGCGACGCAGAGAGAGAGCGACGCAGAGAGAGAGCGACGCAGAGAAGAGAGCGACGCAGAGAGAGAGCGACGCAGAGAGAGAGCGACGCAGAGAGAGAGCGACGCAGAGAGAGAGCGACGCAGAGAGAGAGCGACGCAGAGAGAGAGCGACGCAGAGAGAGAGCGACGCAGAGAGAGAGCGACGCA contains:
- the LOC137367026 gene encoding leptin receptor overlapping transcript-like 1 is translated as MCNSKYWPLFVLFFYILSPIPYCIARRVVDDTDAASSACKELAIFLTTGIVVSAFGLPIIFARAQLIQWGACSLVLTGNVIIFATILGFFVVFGTNDDFSWQQW
- the LOC137367027 gene encoding octapeptide-repeat protein T2-like; amino-acid sequence: DAERERERRRERREREAEREIERDAEREIRERTQERERRRERETQ